One Vibrio sp. 16 genomic window carries:
- the trmL gene encoding tRNA (uridine(34)/cytosine(34)/5-carboxymethylaminomethyluridine(34)-2'-O)-methyltransferase TrmL, producing the protein MFDIALYEPEIAPNTGNIIRLCANCGANLHLIEPLGFDLEEKKVRRAGLDYHDLARVTRHKDYQAFVEYLEKERGDYRIFACTTKTTGHHVDANFHKGDVLLFGPETRGLPAELIESMPMEQRIRIPMMPDARSLNLSNAVAIIAFEAWRQMGFEGAQ; encoded by the coding sequence ATGTTTGATATCGCCCTTTATGAGCCAGAGATCGCCCCAAATACGGGTAACATTATCCGCTTATGTGCCAATTGTGGTGCTAACCTTCACCTGATCGAGCCATTGGGTTTTGATTTAGAGGAGAAGAAGGTGCGCCGCGCAGGGTTGGATTACCACGATCTCGCGAGAGTCACTCGCCATAAAGACTATCAAGCCTTTGTCGAGTACCTTGAAAAAGAGCGTGGAGACTATCGAATCTTTGCTTGTACTACGAAAACAACGGGTCATCACGTCGATGCAAACTTTCACAAAGGTGACGTATTGTTGTTTGGCCCAGAGACGCGTGGTTTACCTGCAGAGCTCATTGAAAGCATGCCAATGGAACAGCGTATTCGTATTCCGATGATGCCAGACGCTCGGAGCTTAAACCTCTCCAACGCAGTCGCAATTATTGCGTTTGAAGCATGGCGGCAAATGGGCTTTGAAGGCGCTCAATAA
- a CDS encoding pilus assembly protein PilP, protein MKNKLALLGLSLFLLGCQANEESLDEFVAQVERKARQDVVDLKPVFDFQISAYQSHNQREPFVLPQAALVLNQPLAKADCWQPAQRRKTGQLERFPLSKLRLKGVMGSGGRVSALVQTPEGNVVKVSSGQYIGLNNGKVTHVADDYLKINETLPDGLGCWNKRSVKLALK, encoded by the coding sequence ATGAAAAATAAGTTGGCGTTATTAGGCTTATCTCTGTTTCTGCTTGGCTGCCAAGCGAATGAGGAGTCTCTCGATGAGTTTGTCGCGCAAGTTGAACGTAAAGCAAGACAAGATGTGGTGGACTTAAAGCCCGTGTTCGATTTTCAAATCTCCGCCTATCAATCACATAACCAGCGCGAGCCTTTTGTGTTGCCTCAAGCGGCGCTTGTCCTCAATCAGCCTCTAGCGAAGGCAGACTGTTGGCAACCTGCACAGCGGAGAAAAACCGGACAGCTTGAACGTTTCCCGCTCAGCAAACTGCGTCTTAAAGGCGTCATGGGCAGTGGAGGGAGAGTCTCGGCCTTGGTTCAAACTCCTGAAGGCAATGTAGTGAAAGTGAGCTCTGGGCAATATATCGGATTGAACAATGGCAAAGTCACACACGTGGCAGACGACTATCTAAAAATAAATGAGACCCTTCCGGATGGATTAGGTTGTTGGAATAAACGTAGCGTAAAGTTGGCGCTCAAGTAG
- the trpS gene encoding tryptophan--tRNA ligase, with the protein MSKPIVLSGVQPSGELSIGNYLGALRQWQQMQDDYDCQYCVVDLHAITVRQDPKALHEATLDALAICLAVGVDPQKSTLFVQSHVPEHAQLGWLLNCYTQMGELSRMTQFKDKSARYSKDSSSQFGDVNVGLFDYPVLMAADILLYGAHQVPVGSDQKQHLELARDVANRFNNIYSPEQPIFQVPEPYIPTVNARVMSLQDATKKMSKSDDNRKNVITLLEEPKSILKKINKAQTDTETPPRIAHDWDNKAGISNLMGLFSAATGMSFEEIEAKYQGVEMYGPFKKDVGEALVAMLEPIQAEYHRIRADRAYMDQVMKQGAEKASARAAETLKKAYEAVGFVARP; encoded by the coding sequence ATGAGCAAACCCATTGTATTGAGTGGTGTTCAACCATCAGGTGAACTAAGTATCGGTAACTACTTGGGTGCTCTACGTCAATGGCAGCAAATGCAAGACGATTACGATTGCCAATACTGTGTGGTAGACCTTCACGCAATTACGGTTCGCCAAGACCCGAAAGCGCTGCATGAAGCGACCCTAGACGCATTAGCAATCTGTCTCGCCGTTGGTGTTGATCCGCAAAAGAGCACGCTATTTGTTCAGTCACATGTACCAGAGCATGCTCAACTTGGTTGGCTTCTTAACTGTTACACCCAGATGGGTGAGCTGAGCCGTATGACTCAGTTTAAAGATAAGTCAGCACGTTACTCGAAAGACAGCTCTAGCCAGTTTGGTGATGTCAATGTTGGTCTGTTTGATTACCCTGTGTTGATGGCGGCTGACATTCTGCTTTATGGCGCACATCAAGTGCCAGTTGGCAGTGACCAAAAGCAGCACTTAGAGCTAGCACGTGATGTTGCGAACCGTTTTAACAACATCTACTCGCCTGAGCAGCCAATCTTCCAAGTGCCAGAGCCGTACATCCCAACCGTGAATGCGCGTGTCATGAGCCTGCAAGATGCGACGAAGAAGATGTCTAAGTCGGATGATAACCGTAAGAACGTGATTACGCTTTTGGAAGAGCCGAAGTCGATTCTTAAGAAGATCAACAAGGCGCAAACCGACACAGAAACGCCACCGCGTATTGCCCACGATTGGGACAACAAAGCGGGTATTTCGAACCTAATGGGTCTGTTCTCTGCGGCGACAGGTATGAGCTTTGAAGAAATTGAAGCGAAGTACCAAGGCGTTGAAATGTACGGTCCATTTAAGAAAGACGTTGGTGAAGCTCTGGTTGCGATGCTTGAGCCGATTCAAGCTGAATACCACCGTATTCGTGCCGACCGTGCTTACATGGATCAAGTGATGAAGCAAGGTGCAGAGAAAGCATCTGCTCGCGCTGCAGAAACGTTGAAGAAAGCGTATGAAGCGGTGGGTTTTGTGGCTCGTCCATAA
- the aroK gene encoding shikimate kinase AroK, with amino-acid sequence MAEKRNIFLVGPMGAGKSTIGRHLAQQLHMEFVDSDTVIEERTGADIAWVFDVEGEEGFRDREEKVINDLTEEQGIVLATGGGSIKSKENRNRLSARGIVVYLETTIEKQLARTNRDKKRPLLQTDNPREVLEALAGERNPLYEEIADYTVRTDDQSAKVVANQIVKMLEER; translated from the coding sequence ATGGCTGAGAAACGCAATATTTTCCTTGTTGGCCCAATGGGTGCCGGCAAAAGCACAATCGGTAGACACCTAGCTCAACAACTTCATATGGAGTTTGTTGATTCTGATACCGTTATTGAAGAACGTACAGGCGCAGATATCGCTTGGGTATTTGACGTAGAAGGTGAAGAAGGCTTCCGTGATCGCGAGGAAAAAGTGATTAACGACCTTACCGAAGAGCAAGGCATTGTTCTTGCGACAGGTGGTGGTTCAATCAAGAGCAAAGAAAACCGCAATCGTCTTTCTGCTCGCGGGATCGTGGTTTACCTAGAAACAACGATTGAAAAACAGCTTGCTCGCACTAACCGCGACAAGAAGCGCCCATTATTACAAACTGATAATCCACGTGAAGTGTTGGAAGCCCTAGCAGGTGAACGTAACCCACTTTACGAAGAAATTGCGGATTACACAGTACGTACAGACGATCAAAGTGCAAAAGTGGTAGCCAACCAGATCGTAAAAATGCTAGAAGAACGTTAA
- the aroB gene encoding 3-dehydroquinate synthase, translating into MERITVSLGERSYPISIGAGLFNNPAHLSFLAQKQKVVVISNVTVAPLYADKILSLLDQLGCESSLLELPDGEQYKSLETFNTVMSYLLEGNFARDVVVIALGGGVIGDLVGFSAACYQRGVDFIQIPTTLLSQVDSSVGGKTAVNHPLGKNMIGAFYQPKAVVIDTDCLKTLPEREFAAGIAEVIKYGIIYDQDFFVWLEENLDKLYALDETALTYAIARCCEIKAEVVAQDEKESGIRALLNLGHTFGHAIEAELGYGNWLHGEAVSSGTVMAAKTAQLHGLISEAQVERIVSILKKAKLPVHTPEQMTFDDFMRHMMRDKKVLAGELRLVLPTSIGTADVVKGVPEAIIKQAIDFGRDI; encoded by the coding sequence ATGGAACGGATTACGGTCAGCTTAGGCGAACGTAGCTATCCAATCTCAATTGGTGCCGGATTGTTTAATAATCCGGCCCACCTTTCTTTCTTAGCGCAGAAACAAAAAGTGGTAGTGATTTCTAATGTCACTGTAGCGCCACTTTATGCCGACAAAATCCTCTCTTTACTTGACCAACTTGGTTGTGAATCCTCGCTATTGGAACTGCCAGACGGTGAGCAATACAAATCACTCGAGACCTTCAATACCGTAATGAGTTACTTGCTAGAAGGGAACTTCGCTCGTGATGTGGTGGTGATTGCGTTAGGTGGCGGTGTGATTGGCGATTTAGTCGGATTTTCAGCCGCTTGTTACCAGCGTGGCGTTGATTTTATCCAGATCCCAACCACGCTTCTGTCACAAGTGGACTCCTCGGTTGGCGGAAAAACCGCAGTCAACCACCCGCTAGGTAAAAACATGATTGGTGCTTTTTACCAACCTAAAGCGGTAGTGATCGACACCGATTGTTTGAAAACACTCCCTGAACGTGAGTTTGCGGCGGGTATCGCTGAAGTAATCAAGTACGGCATTATCTACGATCAGGACTTTTTTGTTTGGTTAGAAGAAAACCTAGACAAGCTGTACGCTCTTGATGAAACCGCACTGACTTACGCAATCGCACGCTGTTGTGAGATTAAGGCAGAGGTTGTGGCTCAAGACGAAAAAGAGTCAGGCATTCGTGCATTGCTGAACTTAGGGCATACCTTTGGTCATGCCATTGAGGCAGAACTCGGGTACGGCAACTGGCTTCATGGCGAGGCGGTCTCATCTGGCACTGTCATGGCGGCAAAAACGGCCCAGCTTCATGGGCTTATCTCTGAAGCGCAAGTTGAGCGAATTGTCTCTATACTTAAAAAAGCAAAACTTCCTGTACACACTCCAGAGCAGATGACGTTTGACGATTTTATGCGTCATATGATGCGCGATAAAAAAGTGTTGGCGGGTGAGCTTCGATTGGTGTTACCAACAAGCATTGGTACCGCAGACGTTGTAAAAGGTGTACCTGAAGCCATTATCAAGCAAGCAATTGATTTTGGTCGCGATATTTAA
- a CDS encoding SPOR domain-containing protein codes for MNMAHDSHVLELDSQVELLERLQLLTNFGSNLVTIAGDNGAGKTWLAQRYLEAWALEKNQALLLCFPNQDDEQRRMTVLSQLVSEPLFNPSDSLVESFVRMMEGEACDIVITIDDAHLLSESFISELWMLVLESQQNPLWTVNVLLFAQSNTLDALLTRLSYGQEHKPIDLEIDALSESEADRFFEQLVVRYVEDDMEKRVRNAYRTVARRPGEIMALGDHKVEKRIIIRSIIGSPINIALVVMTLLLLVGAGYWWMMSQPSPNDKMQQITQSVEQTVIPTLPDATSSAESTESNSAIITPDPVVDPMLASAEDDSQSLPPAVTSEVTSVGSSDDGHQRVVITSEVVDALLDDKPETVDTSAIDQVVEASIPEDETPEPESASEPEVAPQPVVNFSFTKEELKAFSPRSYTLQLAAVTDLADVQAFLDTYQLKQNVYIYPTVRNDVEWFIITYDNFPTIQVARDGVAELSDELQQLEPWAKSLSQVHREIERGK; via the coding sequence ATGAACATGGCGCATGACTCGCATGTGTTGGAGTTAGACTCTCAAGTAGAATTGCTTGAGAGACTGCAGTTGTTGACTAACTTTGGTTCTAACTTAGTGACGATCGCTGGTGATAACGGCGCGGGTAAAACTTGGCTCGCTCAGCGTTATCTTGAAGCGTGGGCATTAGAGAAGAATCAAGCCTTGCTGCTGTGTTTTCCGAATCAAGATGATGAACAACGTCGCATGACGGTATTGTCGCAGTTGGTGTCGGAGCCGCTTTTTAATCCCTCAGACTCTTTGGTGGAATCTTTCGTCAGAATGATGGAAGGGGAAGCGTGTGACATTGTTATCACCATTGATGATGCGCATTTGCTCAGTGAGTCGTTTATTTCAGAGCTGTGGATGTTGGTTCTGGAATCTCAGCAAAACCCACTTTGGACCGTTAATGTCTTGTTGTTTGCACAGTCAAACACACTGGATGCATTGCTCACGCGTCTAAGTTATGGGCAAGAACACAAACCCATTGATCTCGAGATCGATGCCCTTTCCGAGTCGGAAGCGGATCGATTTTTTGAGCAATTGGTGGTTAGATATGTTGAAGATGACATGGAGAAGCGAGTACGCAATGCGTATCGCACAGTGGCTCGCCGTCCTGGCGAAATAATGGCATTAGGGGATCACAAAGTGGAAAAAAGGATCATTATCCGTTCGATTATCGGCTCGCCTATCAATATCGCCTTAGTGGTGATGACTCTCCTGCTACTTGTTGGGGCTGGCTACTGGTGGATGATGTCTCAGCCTTCACCAAACGATAAGATGCAGCAGATCACGCAGTCTGTTGAACAAACCGTGATTCCGACGCTACCCGATGCCACTTCTAGCGCAGAATCAACCGAATCTAACTCAGCAATCATTACCCCAGATCCTGTGGTTGACCCTATGCTGGCAAGCGCCGAAGATGACTCGCAATCTTTGCCGCCAGCCGTAACGAGCGAAGTGACGAGTGTCGGCAGCAGTGATGATGGGCATCAACGCGTGGTGATTACCTCAGAAGTGGTTGACGCCTTGCTCGATGACAAACCAGAAACGGTGGATACTTCCGCGATTGACCAAGTGGTTGAGGCGTCGATTCCTGAAGATGAAACACCAGAGCCTGAAAGTGCATCTGAGCCTGAAGTCGCACCGCAACCCGTCGTGAACTTTTCTTTCACCAAAGAGGAGCTGAAAGCATTTTCACCACGCAGCTACACCTTGCAATTGGCAGCAGTGACTGATTTAGCTGATGTACAAGCATTCCTCGACACCTATCAACTCAAACAGAACGTTTATATCTACCCAACTGTCCGCAATGATGTGGAATGGTTCATTATCACCTACGATAACTTTCCGACCATCCAAGTCGCTCGAGACGGCGTGGCAGAACTCTCCGATGAGTTACAACAGCTTGAACCTTGGGCAAAATCACTGAGTCAGGTTCATAGAGAGATTGAACGCGGAAAATAG
- a CDS encoding superoxide dismutase, with the protein MSHTFPELPYAYDALEPYIDAKTMEVHYSKHHRTYFDKFTAAIKRSELESTSLSEIFATISNHPPAIRNNGGGYYNHILYWNCMKPNGGGAPNGQLLDAIIAQFGSFAQFQQLFTEAAINTFGSGFAWLIVKEGELHVTSTTNQDNPLMDVADIQGEPILALDVWEHAYYISYQNRRPEYIDAWWNVVNWDAVSENYSAALAQGK; encoded by the coding sequence ATGTCTCACACCTTTCCAGAACTGCCTTATGCTTACGATGCACTAGAACCTTATATTGATGCAAAAACCATGGAAGTGCATTACAGCAAGCATCACCGCACTTACTTTGATAAGTTTACCGCAGCAATCAAACGCAGCGAACTCGAGTCCACAAGCCTTAGCGAGATTTTCGCGACAATCTCCAATCACCCACCTGCGATTCGCAATAATGGTGGGGGTTACTACAACCATATTCTTTATTGGAACTGCATGAAACCAAATGGTGGCGGCGCACCAAACGGTCAGTTGCTTGATGCGATCATCGCTCAGTTTGGTAGCTTTGCTCAATTTCAGCAACTGTTCACTGAGGCGGCGATTAATACTTTCGGCTCTGGTTTTGCCTGGTTGATCGTCAAAGAGGGTGAACTTCATGTCACCTCAACCACCAATCAAGATAACCCGCTCATGGATGTTGCCGATATTCAGGGTGAACCTATCCTTGCTTTAGATGTATGGGAGCACGCCTACTACATCAGTTATCAAAACCGCCGCCCAGAGTACATTGATGCGTGGTGGAATGTGGTGAACTGGGATGCGGTGAGCGAAAACTATTCTGCCGCACTTGCTCAAGGTAAATAA
- the rpe gene encoding ribulose-phosphate 3-epimerase: protein MKDFLIAPSILSADMARLGEDVEKVLAAGADVVHFDVMDNHYVPNLTFGAPICQALRDYGITAPIDVHLMVKPVDRIIPDFAKAGASMITFHIEASEHVDRTLQLIKEYGCKAGVVLNPATPLSHLEYIIDKVDMILLMSVNPGFGGQSFIPKTLDKLRAVRKMIDESGRDIRLEIDGGVKVENIKEIAEAGADMFVAGSAIFNQPDYKEVIDQMRAELAKVN from the coding sequence ATGAAAGATTTCCTTATCGCTCCATCGATTTTGTCTGCGGATATGGCTCGTCTTGGTGAAGACGTAGAGAAAGTGCTCGCAGCTGGTGCTGATGTGGTTCACTTTGACGTAATGGATAACCACTACGTACCTAACTTGACTTTTGGCGCTCCGATTTGTCAGGCACTGCGTGATTACGGAATTACTGCACCTATCGATGTGCATCTTATGGTGAAGCCTGTTGACCGCATTATCCCTGATTTCGCGAAAGCGGGCGCCTCAATGATCACCTTCCATATCGAAGCCTCTGAGCATGTTGACCGCACGCTTCAGTTGATCAAAGAGTACGGCTGTAAAGCAGGTGTGGTTCTAAACCCAGCAACACCACTTTCTCATCTTGAGTACATTATCGATAAAGTCGACATGATTTTGTTGATGTCGGTGAACCCAGGTTTTGGCGGCCAATCTTTCATTCCTAAAACACTCGATAAGCTGCGTGCCGTTCGTAAGATGATTGACGAATCGGGTCGTGATATTCGCCTTGAAATCGATGGTGGTGTGAAAGTAGAAAACATCAAAGAGATCGCGGAAGCGGGTGCAGATATGTTTGTTGCAGGCTCTGCAATCTTCAACCAGCCAGACTACAAAGAAGTGATTGACCAGATGCGCGCTGAGCTAGCAAAGGTTAACTAA
- a CDS encoding type 4a pilus biogenesis protein PilO has translation MASYNELDIEELAEWPLLPQLVVILLIAGLIQAAGYWFYLQPQMEQIEQLRQQEVTLKSTATIKANKVATLPKLQAQLDELSERYDYLSRQLPVQKELASMLASVNEEGLKNSLTFTRIDWGQKQNQEFLYRLPLNIELTGHYHSIGDFSQAIAELPRIINFDDIDWQRVSQESSTLHFRVRAYTYQFKPEVEDEK, from the coding sequence ATGGCTAGTTACAACGAATTAGACATAGAAGAGTTGGCAGAATGGCCCTTGCTCCCTCAACTGGTTGTCATACTCCTAATCGCGGGTTTGATTCAGGCTGCAGGCTATTGGTTTTATCTGCAACCGCAAATGGAGCAGATCGAACAACTTCGCCAACAAGAGGTGACCTTAAAATCCACGGCGACCATCAAAGCGAATAAAGTCGCTACTCTGCCCAAGCTCCAAGCTCAGTTAGATGAGCTGTCGGAGCGTTACGATTATCTATCACGTCAGTTGCCAGTCCAAAAAGAACTCGCTTCCATGTTGGCATCGGTTAACGAAGAAGGGTTAAAAAATTCGCTCACATTTACGCGAATTGATTGGGGGCAAAAACAGAATCAAGAGTTCCTTTATCGCTTGCCTCTCAACATAGAACTTACTGGCCACTACCACAGCATCGGAGACTTCAGTCAAGCGATCGCCGAGCTTCCGCGCATCATCAATTTTGACGATATTGATTGGCAGCGCGTTAGTCAGGAGAGCAGCACGCTGCATTTTCGCGTTCGAGCTTACACCTATCAATTTAAGCCGGAGGTAGAAGATGAAAAATAA
- a CDS encoding type IV pilus secretin PilQ: protein MVICALVLLPTSYAQQAMNQLNSIDFRVDSQQNGKIVVELATPHIAVDIHKAQEGLSIELMDTSVSDDKLYVLDVKDFATNVSSIEVFRKEDRVILLTSVDGDYGYDYHLTGNYLELVVTQPKVETKLQEKSILEKSGKKISINFQDIPVRNVLQLIADYNDFNLVVSDSVQGNLTLRLDGVPWQQVLDIILQVKGLDKRIDGNVVLVAPKAELDLREQQMLEKSRLEEELGDLSSEIIKIKFAKASEIAEMIGGQGAASMLSERGSLTVDERTNALLIRDLKENIDVIRDIIDTLDIPVKQVQIEARIVSVNEGNLDELGVRWGFTSTNGNNTVGGSIESNLFQAGLLEGDNLPVDDFLNVNLGATSATASSIAFQVAKLGSDLLLDLELSALQRESKAEVISSPRLITTNKKPAYIEQGTEIPYLESSSSGATTVTFKKAVLSLKVTPQITPDNRLVLDLNVTQDRPGDVVKTGTGEAVAINTQRIGTQVLVENGETVVLGGIFQHSVTDTVDKVPLLGDLPLLGALFRRSYQQMGKSELLIFVTPKVVIQ, encoded by the coding sequence ATGGTTATTTGTGCACTGGTGCTATTGCCGACCAGTTATGCTCAGCAGGCTATGAATCAATTAAATTCTATAGACTTTCGGGTTGATTCGCAGCAAAACGGCAAAATAGTGGTCGAACTGGCCACGCCTCACATCGCTGTCGATATTCATAAAGCGCAAGAAGGTCTGAGTATTGAATTGATGGACACGAGCGTTTCCGACGACAAGCTTTACGTATTGGATGTGAAAGACTTCGCTACCAATGTGTCGTCGATAGAGGTGTTTCGTAAAGAGGATCGTGTCATTTTGCTCACCAGTGTCGATGGTGATTATGGCTACGACTACCATTTGACGGGCAACTATCTCGAATTGGTCGTCACTCAGCCCAAGGTAGAAACGAAGCTTCAAGAGAAAAGTATTCTTGAAAAAAGTGGCAAAAAAATATCGATTAATTTTCAAGATATCCCAGTTCGTAACGTGCTTCAGCTTATCGCGGACTACAACGACTTTAACTTAGTCGTATCAGATTCGGTTCAAGGCAATTTAACGCTTCGTCTTGATGGTGTGCCTTGGCAACAAGTGCTGGATATTATCCTTCAGGTGAAAGGCTTAGATAAGCGTATCGACGGCAATGTGGTTCTGGTTGCACCAAAGGCCGAGCTAGATTTGCGTGAACAGCAGATGCTGGAAAAGTCGCGCCTAGAAGAAGAGTTGGGTGATTTGAGCTCAGAGATTATCAAGATTAAGTTTGCCAAAGCTTCGGAAATTGCAGAAATGATCGGCGGGCAGGGAGCCGCCAGTATGCTCTCTGAGCGCGGCTCTTTAACTGTGGATGAACGCACTAATGCGCTTTTGATTCGTGATTTGAAAGAGAATATTGACGTTATTCGCGACATTATCGACACCCTCGACATTCCTGTAAAACAGGTTCAAATCGAAGCGCGCATTGTTAGTGTCAACGAAGGTAACTTAGATGAGCTAGGTGTCCGTTGGGGCTTTACTTCTACGAACGGAAACAACACTGTGGGCGGCTCGATTGAGAGTAACCTGTTCCAAGCAGGGTTGCTTGAAGGGGACAACTTGCCAGTGGATGACTTCTTAAATGTAAACCTAGGTGCCACGTCAGCGACTGCGTCTTCGATAGCGTTTCAAGTGGCAAAATTAGGCTCAGATCTGTTGTTAGACTTGGAGCTCTCAGCCTTGCAACGTGAGTCAAAAGCTGAAGTGATCTCAAGTCCGCGCCTGATTACCACAAACAAAAAGCCTGCCTACATTGAACAGGGTACAGAAATTCCCTATTTGGAGTCTTCGTCAAGTGGTGCGACTACGGTGACATTTAAGAAAGCGGTACTCAGTTTAAAAGTTACGCCGCAGATCACCCCTGACAACCGTCTGGTTCTGGATTTAAATGTTACTCAAGATAGGCCTGGTGACGTAGTCAAAACCGGAACGGGTGAAGCGGTGGCGATCAATACCCAGCGCATTGGTACCCAAGTGTTGGTAGAGAATGGCGAGACGGTCGTACTAGGGGGCATTTTCCAGCACAGTGTTACCGATACGGTGGACAAGGTGCCTCTGCTTGGTGATTTACCGCTTTTGGGTGCGTTGTTTAGACGTTCTTATCAACAAATGGGCAAAAGTGAGCTGCTTATTTTTGTTACGCCGAAAGTCGTGATTCAGTAA
- a CDS encoding phosphoglycolate phosphatase — protein sequence MSNIKLIAFDLDGTLLDSVPDLAVAADQAVQALGYPAVTEAQVRDYVGNGADVLIGRSLSRSLTVSPDLSSELLARARVLFDDYYEKSGHKLSHLYPAVKETLAELHKAGFTMALVTNKPSKFVPEVLAKHGIDKYFVDVIGGDTFPEKKPNPMALNWLLEKHNCQPQEMLMVGDSSNDIKAAKNAGCHSFGLTYGYNHGEPIAASNPDFVADTIADLVEAVAVSA from the coding sequence ATGAGCAACATAAAATTAATCGCATTTGATTTGGACGGAACGCTGCTCGATAGCGTTCCAGATCTGGCCGTCGCGGCAGACCAAGCGGTACAAGCACTGGGTTACCCAGCAGTAACGGAAGCGCAAGTCCGTGACTACGTCGGCAATGGTGCAGACGTACTCATTGGTCGTTCGTTAAGTCGTAGCCTAACGGTATCACCAGATTTGTCTTCTGAGCTATTGGCTAGGGCTCGAGTGTTATTTGATGACTACTACGAAAAGAGCGGTCACAAACTGAGCCACCTCTACCCAGCAGTAAAAGAGACCTTAGCCGAGCTGCACAAAGCGGGCTTCACTATGGCGCTTGTAACCAACAAGCCATCGAAGTTTGTCCCTGAAGTATTAGCCAAGCATGGCATAGACAAGTACTTTGTCGATGTGATTGGTGGTGATACCTTCCCTGAGAAGAAGCCAAACCCAATGGCGTTGAACTGGTTGCTTGAGAAACACAATTGTCAGCCGCAAGAGATGCTAATGGTGGGCGACTCTAGTAACGACATCAAAGCGGCGAAAAATGCGGGCTGCCACTCATTTGGTTTGACATACGGTTATAACCACGGTGAGCCTATCGCGGCATCGAATCCAGATTTTGTCGCCGACACCATCGCAGATTTGGTCGAAGCGGTCGCTGTTTCGGCGTAA
- a CDS encoding Dam family site-specific DNA-(adenine-N6)-methyltransferase — MKKQRAFLKWAGGKYGLVEDIQRHLPEARKLVEPFVGAGSVFLNTDYEQYLLADINPDLINLYNLLKDDPQTYISEAKRWFCPENNRKEAYLHIREQFNATDDVMYRSLAFLYMNRFGFNGLCRYNKKGGFNVPFGSYKKPYFPEAELEFFAEKAKKATFVCEGYHDTFKRARKGSVVYCDPPYAPLSTTANFTSYAGNGFTLDDQAALADVAERAATERSIPVLISNHDTTLTRRLYHGAELNVVKVKRTISRNGAGRNKVDELLALFRPVSGK; from the coding sequence ATGAAGAAGCAACGTGCCTTCCTGAAATGGGCAGGTGGAAAATACGGACTTGTCGAAGATATCCAGCGTCACTTGCCAGAGGCACGTAAGCTGGTGGAGCCGTTCGTTGGTGCTGGTTCTGTATTCCTAAACACGGACTATGAACAATATCTGCTGGCGGATATCAATCCAGATTTGATCAACTTATACAACCTGCTCAAAGACGACCCGCAGACGTATATCTCTGAAGCCAAGCGTTGGTTTTGTCCAGAGAACAACCGAAAAGAGGCGTATCTGCATATTCGTGAGCAGTTTAACGCGACAGATGACGTGATGTATCGCTCGCTCGCCTTCTTGTACATGAACCGTTTTGGTTTTAATGGCTTGTGCCGTTACAACAAAAAGGGCGGCTTTAATGTCCCATTCGGTTCTTACAAAAAGCCTTATTTCCCAGAAGCCGAACTCGAATTTTTTGCTGAGAAAGCTAAGAAAGCGACATTCGTATGCGAAGGCTATCATGACACCTTCAAACGAGCGCGCAAAGGCAGCGTGGTCTATTGCGATCCACCGTATGCGCCCCTTTCGACGACCGCTAACTTCACCTCTTACGCAGGCAATGGTTTTACCCTTGATGATCAAGCCGCATTGGCGGATGTCGCGGAGCGTGCAGCCACAGAGCGTAGTATTCCTGTGCTGATTTCCAACCACGATACAACGCTAACCCGACGCCTCTATCATGGTGCGGAGCTGAATGTGGTTAAAGTGAAACGTACCATCAGTCGCAATGGCGCGGGGCGCAACAAGGTCGACGAGCTTCTTGCTTTATTCCGCCCTGTTTCAGGCAAATAA